The Kordia sp. SMS9 genome window below encodes:
- a CDS encoding ABC transporter permease, which produces MNEKVKDSDDWLFVISPKSNLFDLKLKEIWRYRDLLMQFVVRDIVTLYKQTVLGPIWHILQPLLTSVIFTIVFNGIADIKTGNVNAFLFNLAGITIWNYFAECLKATSDTFKKNESIFGKVYFPRVITPLSITISNLVKFSIQLLIFTVFYIFFYFQGDAGSISVAIFSVPIVVVTMGLLGLGFGMIISSMVTKYRDLVFLIQFGIQLLMYISAVMYPIAITVERLPSYISWIVNYNPLARVVESFRFMVFSEGKFSLTHIIITFVIAIIIFFIGLLIFNKTERNFIDTI; this is translated from the coding sequence ATGAATGAAAAAGTAAAAGACAGCGACGATTGGTTATTTGTGATTTCTCCTAAGAGTAATTTATTCGATCTTAAATTAAAAGAAATTTGGAGATATCGCGATCTGTTAATGCAATTTGTCGTTCGTGATATTGTCACGTTATACAAACAAACGGTTTTAGGACCTATTTGGCATATTTTGCAGCCACTTTTAACATCTGTAATTTTTACGATAGTATTCAACGGAATTGCCGATATCAAAACAGGAAATGTAAATGCCTTTTTGTTTAACCTTGCGGGAATTACCATTTGGAATTACTTTGCAGAATGCTTAAAAGCAACTTCCGACACGTTTAAAAAGAACGAAAGTATTTTTGGAAAAGTATACTTTCCACGTGTCATCACACCATTATCCATCACGATTTCCAATTTGGTAAAATTTTCTATTCAACTCTTAATCTTTACCGTTTTTTACATCTTTTTCTACTTTCAAGGAGATGCCGGAAGCATTTCAGTTGCCATCTTTTCCGTACCTATAGTAGTAGTAACGATGGGTTTGTTAGGATTAGGCTTTGGAATGATTATTTCCTCCATGGTCACAAAATATCGCGATTTGGTGTTTTTGATACAATTCGGAATTCAACTTTTAATGTACATTTCGGCAGTCATGTATCCTATTGCCATTACGGTGGAACGATTGCCTTCATACATTTCGTGGATTGTAAATTACAATCCGTTGGCGCGTGTCGTAGAATCGTTCCGATTTATGGTTTTCTCTGAAGGAAAATTTTCATTGACACACATCATCATCACTTTTGTCATCGCCATCATTATCTTTTTTATTGGATTACTAATTTTTAATAAAACAGAACGCAATTTTATTGATACGATATAA
- a CDS encoding DUF5989 family protein — MEFLKDLFRFLKERKKFWLLPMIIVLLLLGVILVLGGGSAIAPFIYTLF; from the coding sequence ATGGAGTTTTTAAAAGATCTATTCAGATTCTTAAAAGAACGAAAAAAATTCTGGCTTTTGCCAATGATTATCGTATTATTATTACTTGGAGTCATCCTAGTTTTAGGTGGCGGATCTGCCATTGCACCATTTATCTACACCTTATTCTAA
- a CDS encoding SGNH/GDSL hydrolase family protein produces the protein MWKTIKYNFMVLLVLLVLIEIMLWFFPVANPYETAKVNMFYPPIGNMYIESQFEPNTTLQFSTEDGLLGFENYKDTTNFSINNVGFRGDKLNIPKPTNEYRIFAIGGSSTESLYVDDADVWTRVLQENLNRDNYQNKTVKVYNAGKSGDNIQDHIAMLSHRIIHLQPDEIIVFCGINDVTRLLLDDNPLKFNTNEKSADAHVGFWQMFTVFLYEFQIPRRLYYAFKTEEDALETIEIASNYQKKVKKTQSRPIENQLPTVDYGNYVNKLKTLIGICQANDINLIFATQVVTWDTEDEALQNWHWMTSRGGIRYNAKKLQQKVDSINAVTVNESLKFSIPVFKTDSIIPKTSTYLYDDCHFNPAGNKKMGDELATFIKTLNQ, from the coding sequence GTGTGGAAAACAATTAAATACAATTTTATGGTGCTGTTGGTGCTTTTAGTGCTGATAGAAATCATGTTGTGGTTTTTTCCTGTGGCGAATCCGTATGAAACTGCCAAAGTCAACATGTTTTATCCGCCGATTGGGAATATGTATATCGAATCGCAATTTGAGCCAAATACTACACTTCAATTTTCTACGGAAGACGGTTTGTTAGGGTTTGAAAATTACAAAGACACGACCAACTTTAGCATCAATAATGTTGGTTTTCGTGGTGACAAACTCAACATACCAAAACCTACGAACGAATATCGAATTTTCGCTATTGGCGGAAGCTCTACAGAAAGTCTCTATGTAGACGATGCAGATGTTTGGACACGTGTTTTACAAGAAAATTTGAACCGTGATAACTATCAAAATAAAACAGTAAAAGTATACAATGCAGGGAAATCGGGCGATAATATTCAAGATCACATAGCCATGTTGTCACACAGAATCATTCACTTGCAACCTGATGAAATCATTGTTTTTTGCGGTATCAATGATGTTACGCGTTTGCTTTTGGATGACAATCCTTTAAAATTCAACACCAATGAAAAAAGCGCAGATGCGCACGTTGGTTTTTGGCAAATGTTCACTGTTTTTCTGTATGAATTTCAAATTCCTAGACGTTTATACTACGCGTTCAAAACGGAAGAAGATGCGTTAGAAACTATTGAAATAGCATCAAATTATCAGAAAAAAGTAAAAAAGACACAGTCGCGACCTATTGAAAATCAGTTACCTACCGTAGATTACGGGAATTATGTAAATAAATTAAAAACCTTGATCGGGATTTGTCAGGCGAATGATATAAACCTTATATTTGCCACGCAAGTAGTAACTTGGGATACAGAAGACGAAGCCTTGCAAAATTGGCATTGGATGACGTCTCGTGGCGGTATTCGCTACAATGCAAAAAAGCTGCAACAAAAAGTTGATAGTATCAATGCGGTAACGGTGAATGAAAGCTTAAAATTTTCCATTCCTGTATTCAAAACGGATTCCATCATTCCAAAAACAAGTACCTATTTGTATGACGATTGCCATTTTAATCCTGCGGGAAATAAAAAAATGGGCGACGAGTTAGCAACATTTATAAAGACCTTAAATCAATAA
- a CDS encoding carbamoyltransferase: MTILGISAFYHDSAAAIVQDGKIVAAAQEERFTRKKHDPAFPTNAVKYCLEYTGKTIDQLDAVVFYDKPLLKFERLLETYYGFSPKGVQSFITAIPVWLKEKMFLKKLIKDELKEIQSYDKKKLKLLFPEHHLSHAASAFYPSPYEKAAILTLDGVGEWATASICVGEGKNITMLKELQFPHSVGLLYSAFTYFLGFKVNSGEYKLMGLAPYGNPKSERVQKFKEIIKTKLIKINDDGSIWLDQKYFNYAVGLRMVYDKKWEELFGFPRRTSESEFEQQHSDLGLAIQEVTEEIIIKLAKHAKEITGADYLCMAGGVALNCVANGKLQNENIFKEIFIQPAAGDAGGSLGAALTAYYTYFDQERVVEPNDAMSGSYLGPEFSDLDVEKINRKYNATSTYFSDFSKLTKEVATYISEGNAIGWMQGRMEFGPRALGRRSILGDARNPEMQKKLNLKIKYRESFRPFAPSVLSEDVNEFFDYEGISPYMLLVHKVHPKIKHEIPVNYHELPIREKLYVQRSSLPAITHIDFSGRIQTVHKDTNSEYWELINEFKKITGVGVVVNTSFNVRGEPIVCTPDDAYRCFMRTEMDYLVIGNYVYKKEDQPSWQDTDDWKEEFLLD, encoded by the coding sequence ATGACGATATTAGGAATATCCGCATTTTACCACGATTCTGCTGCAGCTATTGTGCAAGACGGCAAAATAGTAGCTGCCGCGCAGGAAGAACGTTTTACACGTAAAAAACACGATCCTGCTTTTCCAACAAATGCAGTGAAATATTGTTTGGAATATACTGGAAAAACGATTGATCAACTTGACGCAGTTGTATTTTATGACAAACCTCTATTAAAGTTTGAACGTTTACTAGAAACCTATTATGGCTTTTCGCCGAAAGGTGTACAATCATTCATCACAGCAATTCCAGTGTGGTTGAAGGAAAAAATGTTCTTAAAAAAACTCATCAAGGACGAATTAAAAGAAATTCAATCGTATGACAAGAAAAAACTAAAACTACTATTTCCAGAACATCACTTATCGCATGCCGCAAGCGCGTTTTATCCGTCACCGTATGAAAAAGCAGCGATTCTTACCTTAGATGGAGTAGGAGAATGGGCAACTGCTTCTATTTGTGTAGGAGAAGGGAAAAACATTACGATGCTGAAAGAACTGCAATTTCCACACTCTGTCGGATTGTTATACTCAGCATTTACCTATTTCTTAGGATTCAAAGTCAACTCTGGCGAATACAAACTCATGGGATTGGCACCTTATGGTAATCCGAAATCGGAACGCGTGCAAAAATTTAAAGAAATCATCAAAACGAAACTCATCAAAATCAACGATGATGGTTCCATTTGGTTAGATCAAAAATACTTTAACTATGCAGTCGGTTTGCGCATGGTGTATGACAAAAAGTGGGAAGAATTATTCGGTTTCCCGCGAAGAACCTCTGAATCAGAATTTGAACAACAACATTCCGATTTAGGCTTGGCAATCCAAGAAGTAACGGAAGAAATCATCATCAAACTAGCCAAACACGCCAAAGAAATTACAGGTGCAGACTATCTCTGTATGGCTGGTGGTGTGGCATTAAACTGTGTTGCCAATGGAAAATTACAGAATGAAAACATCTTCAAAGAAATTTTTATTCAACCTGCCGCTGGAGACGCTGGCGGATCGTTAGGCGCAGCATTAACAGCATATTACACCTATTTTGATCAAGAACGTGTAGTTGAGCCAAACGACGCAATGAGCGGTTCGTATTTAGGTCCGGAATTCTCAGACTTGGATGTGGAAAAAATTAACCGAAAATACAATGCAACATCCACCTATTTTTCAGATTTTAGCAAACTTACCAAAGAAGTAGCAACGTATATTTCAGAAGGAAACGCCATTGGTTGGATGCAAGGACGCATGGAATTTGGTCCACGTGCACTGGGAAGACGAAGTATCTTAGGAGATGCTCGAAATCCTGAAATGCAGAAAAAACTCAATCTCAAAATAAAATACAGAGAATCGTTCCGTCCGTTTGCGCCATCGGTACTTTCGGAAGATGTCAACGAATTCTTTGATTACGAAGGTATTTCACCATACATGTTGTTAGTGCACAAGGTACATCCTAAAATAAAGCATGAAATTCCTGTAAATTATCACGAATTGCCAATTCGCGAAAAACTATACGTACAACGCTCGTCCTTACCAGCAATTACGCATATTGATTTTTCTGGGCGAATTCAAACTGTACACAAAGATACCAATTCGGAATACTGGGAACTCATCAACGAATTCAAGAAAATTACAGGTGTTGGTGTGGTGGTAAACACAAGTTTCAATGTGCGTGGAGAACCAATTGTATGCACGCCAGACGATGCATATCGCTGTTTTATGCGAACGGAAATGGATTATCTAGTCATTGGAAACTATGTGTACAAAAAAGAAGATCAGCCAAGTTGGCAAGATACGGACGACTGGAAAGAAGAATTTTTATTAGATTAG
- a CDS encoding exopolysaccharide transport family protein: METEFDEQKAQNSFDSKALLFRALNYWYLFVIVLGIAFVVTYFYNKRIERIYRMESLISIKEEQNPFFSSSMNLTFNWGGASDKVETVKTTLKSRTHNENVVRVLQTYIHYKEQGVYRLEDIHTNAPFIASLDESVPQLLNTPIKIVFRDRDNYTASIDFTDEERFSGINYKLNKVSKITPKGETYSGDFVMNAEANTDYFKFALTPRRNTEIEIGKPYYIYLTSLNSEIANYQGIAISLKVQGASMLELSLTGPNRAILADYLNLTTEILKGKQLEEKNQFATNTLNFIDKMIQGVEDSLRKDEQKLKKYKQDNKVFDPSLKGEDVFARMNQYSIEKNKYKLELQYYKLLEDYLTNSTDFRSLPAPASSGIEDENIVTNVSKIVSLSIQRAKLGETVKNDIFFKEIDKDIEATKRVLLENVKTARSSTAIDISNVDNRMARANAEFRKLPEEEQQLFNIERSYKISEASYTMFLEKKNEAGIVKAANVSDVKVIDSAKDLGQKAILPNTRKNYSIALFIGLLLPLGFVFLVTILDNNINTPEDIKKLSNIPILGIVSRSRSASNLAVFESPKSSVAESFRGIRSSLQYMYRNLENDNTKTVLITSSVSGEGKTFCSINVASVFSLTGKKTILVGLDLRKPKIFGDFGINNDIGVVNYLIGQKEMDEVIQSTKYENLDVITSGPIPPNPSELLISQKLEEFIADLKQRYDYVILDTPPLGLVSDALDLITHADATIYMVRQDYSKKAMLNIINDKYKKGEVKNISFVFNDYRQKAKYGYGYGYGYGYGYGYGNYGNGYHENERRSLLSRLKKPFKRK; this comes from the coding sequence ATGGAAACGGAATTTGACGAACAGAAAGCACAAAACTCTTTTGATAGCAAAGCACTGTTATTTAGAGCCCTAAATTATTGGTATCTCTTTGTCATTGTTTTGGGAATTGCCTTTGTAGTTACTTATTTCTACAACAAGCGTATTGAACGTATTTATCGTATGGAAAGCTTGATTTCTATCAAAGAAGAACAAAATCCGTTTTTCTCATCAAGCATGAATTTAACCTTTAATTGGGGAGGCGCAAGTGATAAAGTAGAAACGGTAAAAACAACGCTAAAATCGAGAACACATAACGAAAACGTAGTACGTGTACTACAAACATATATTCATTACAAAGAACAAGGCGTATATCGGTTAGAAGATATTCATACCAATGCACCTTTTATTGCAAGTTTGGATGAAAGTGTTCCACAGCTTTTAAATACACCGATTAAAATTGTCTTTCGCGATCGCGATAACTACACAGCAAGTATTGATTTTACTGATGAAGAGCGTTTTTCAGGAATCAATTATAAACTCAACAAAGTTTCCAAAATAACTCCAAAAGGAGAAACATATTCGGGTGATTTTGTGATGAATGCAGAAGCCAATACCGATTATTTTAAATTCGCACTAACACCACGTCGAAATACAGAAATTGAAATAGGGAAGCCTTATTATATCTATTTAACGAGTCTGAATAGTGAAATTGCCAATTATCAAGGAATTGCCATTAGTCTAAAAGTGCAAGGAGCTTCCATGTTAGAGTTGAGTCTAACAGGACCAAATAGAGCTATTTTAGCAGATTATCTCAATCTTACCACAGAAATCTTAAAAGGAAAACAACTCGAAGAAAAAAATCAGTTTGCGACCAATACGCTTAATTTTATTGATAAAATGATTCAAGGTGTAGAAGATTCATTGCGAAAAGACGAGCAAAAACTTAAAAAATACAAACAGGACAACAAAGTATTTGATCCTTCGCTAAAAGGAGAAGATGTTTTTGCACGGATGAATCAATACAGTATTGAGAAAAATAAGTACAAACTTGAACTACAATACTATAAATTATTAGAAGATTATTTAACCAATAGTACAGATTTTAGATCGTTGCCTGCGCCAGCTTCTTCCGGTATTGAAGATGAAAATATCGTTACAAATGTTTCCAAAATTGTTAGTTTATCTATTCAAAGAGCAAAACTAGGAGAAACGGTTAAAAATGATATCTTTTTTAAGGAAATTGACAAAGATATTGAAGCCACTAAGCGCGTATTGCTTGAAAATGTGAAAACTGCACGTTCCTCAACGGCAATCGACATTTCTAATGTAGACAACAGAATGGCAAGAGCCAACGCAGAATTTCGAAAACTTCCAGAAGAAGAACAGCAATTGTTCAATATAGAGCGTAGTTATAAAATAAGCGAGGCTTCTTATACGATGTTTTTAGAAAAGAAAAATGAAGCAGGTATTGTTAAAGCAGCAAATGTTTCTGATGTAAAAGTAATTGACAGTGCTAAAGATTTAGGACAAAAAGCAATTTTGCCAAATACACGGAAAAACTATTCCATTGCTTTATTCATAGGATTATTACTTCCATTGGGATTTGTATTTCTAGTTACCATATTGGACAACAATATCAATACGCCAGAAGACATAAAAAAACTATCAAACATTCCAATTTTAGGAATTGTAAGCAGAAGCAGGTCAGCATCTAATTTAGCGGTATTCGAAAGTCCGAAATCATCCGTAGCAGAATCGTTTAGAGGCATTCGATCGAGTTTGCAATATATGTATCGAAATCTAGAAAATGACAACACTAAAACGGTATTGATCACATCTTCCGTTAGTGGAGAAGGAAAAACATTTTGTTCCATCAATGTGGCATCAGTATTTTCGTTGACAGGAAAAAAGACGATTTTGGTTGGATTGGATTTGCGAAAACCAAAAATCTTTGGCGATTTTGGGATTAACAACGACATTGGAGTTGTGAATTACCTCATTGGACAAAAGGAAATGGACGAAGTCATTCAATCGACAAAATATGAAAACCTGGATGTGATTACGTCTGGACCAATTCCGCCAAATCCATCTGAATTATTAATCAGTCAAAAACTAGAAGAGTTCATCGCAGATTTAAAACAACGCTATGATTATGTCATTTTAGATACACCTCCATTAGGTTTGGTTTCTGATGCTTTAGATTTGATAACGCATGCCGATGCAACAATTTATATGGTGCGACAAGACTATTCAAAGAAAGCCATGTTGAACATCATCAATGATAAATATAAAAAAGGAGAAGTTAAAAATATCAGTTTCGTATTCAACGATTACCGTCAAAAAGCCAAATATGGCTATGGCTATGGTTACGGATATGGCTACGGTTATGGTTATGGTAATTATGGCAATGGCTACCATGAAAATGAACGCCGTTCGCTGTTATCACGACTCAAAAAACCTTTTAAAAGAAAATAA
- a CDS encoding polysaccharide biosynthesis/export family protein, producing MNLKAPISILSIFFLLASCVSNKELTYFGESEDDTKLIKQSIKLNEKPYRVQVGDLLSINIKSTDEKLAAMFNPVSNKNNPSLNQSDQSLYYSGFTVSKHGNIEIPILGKMNVLAFTLEEIEADIEKKLLKEYFNKKEDLFIVVKLAGLRFTVTGEVKNTGIYTLFQDRVNVIEALASAGDITDVGNRKDVLIIRQYPQGQKIHHINLTSIDALNSPYYYVKPNDMVYVKPLKQKSLGTGTNLVQTITAVVTVVSLVASVVVLSRNL from the coding sequence ATGAATTTGAAAGCCCCAATATCAATTCTGAGCATTTTTTTCCTGTTAGCTTCCTGTGTCAGCAATAAGGAACTGACGTATTTTGGAGAAAGTGAAGACGATACGAAGCTTATTAAACAGTCGATAAAATTAAACGAAAAGCCTTATAGAGTGCAAGTAGGTGATTTGTTATCAATCAATATAAAATCGACAGACGAAAAGTTGGCGGCCATGTTTAATCCTGTTTCCAACAAAAACAATCCAAGCCTAAATCAATCGGATCAAAGTTTATATTACAGCGGATTTACAGTAAGTAAACACGGAAATATTGAAATTCCGATTCTTGGGAAAATGAACGTGTTGGCCTTTACGCTTGAAGAAATAGAAGCTGATATTGAAAAGAAATTACTCAAAGAATATTTTAACAAGAAAGAAGATTTATTTATCGTAGTGAAATTAGCGGGACTGCGATTTACAGTCACAGGAGAAGTGAAAAACACAGGAATTTATACACTTTTTCAAGACCGTGTTAATGTCATAGAAGCCTTGGCAAGTGCTGGAGATATTACGGATGTTGGAAATAGAAAAGATGTATTGATTATTAGGCAATATCCGCAAGGACAAAAAATACATCACATAAACTTAACAAGTATAGATGCTTTAAATTCTCCTTATTATTATGTGAAGCCAAATGATATGGTCTATGTAAAACCGTTGAAACAAAAATCGTTAGGAACCGGAACAAACTTAGTGCAAACAATTACTGCGGTAGTGACTGTAGTGTCGCTAGTGGCAAGTGTTGTTGTATTGTCAAGAAATCTATAG
- a CDS encoding ABC-F family ATP-binding cassette domain-containing protein, producing MNYLSVENISKSFGERVLFEDISFGINKDQKVAFIAKNGTGKTSLLNIITGREEADSGQIISRKGIHMAFLSQKESLDPNLTIEETIFASDNPILDIIANYESALLNPDDAENYQKAFEKMDLHNAWDFETQYKQILFKLKLENLSQKVSNLSGGQKKRLGLATILINKPDLLILDEPTNHLDLEMIEWLEEYFKKENITLFMVTHDRYFLERVCNEIVELENGKLYNYKGSYSYYLDKKEARINAEQASVEKAKNLYKKELDWMRRQPKARTTKSKSRIDDFFVIKEKAHQRRNEHEVQLEINMERMGSKILELHNVSKSFQDKVLLNKFEYVFKKGERIGIIGKNGTGKSTFLNMITGRLKPDAGKVIVGDTIKFGYYTQSGINPKEGQKVLDIIKEYGEYIPLKKGRMISAAQLLERFLFDRKRQYDFVEKLSGGELKRLYLCTVLIQNPNFLILDEPTNDLDIVTLNVLESFLLDFPGCLLVVSHDRYFMDKIVDHLFVFRGNGVIEDFPGNYSDFRAYEDSYEPETKTAEKKEKQSWRQDESEKLSYNEQKEYKRLEKDIQRLEEEKEKIEAEFVSGELSQDEIQEKSMELQKIITESEEKTERWFELAAKIEE from the coding sequence GTGAATTATTTATCCGTCGAAAATATCTCAAAATCTTTTGGAGAACGCGTACTATTTGAAGACATCTCTTTTGGCATCAATAAAGATCAAAAAGTAGCGTTTATTGCCAAAAATGGAACCGGGAAAACTTCTTTATTAAATATCATTACAGGTCGTGAAGAAGCAGATAGCGGACAAATTATTTCCCGAAAAGGAATTCACATGGCGTTTTTGTCTCAAAAAGAAAGCTTAGATCCGAATCTTACGATTGAAGAAACCATTTTTGCGTCCGACAATCCTATTTTGGACATCATTGCCAATTATGAAAGTGCGTTGCTGAATCCTGATGATGCCGAAAATTATCAAAAGGCATTCGAAAAAATGGATTTGCACAATGCGTGGGATTTTGAAACACAATACAAACAAATCCTCTTTAAGCTAAAACTGGAAAACTTGTCGCAAAAAGTTAGCAATTTGTCTGGTGGACAGAAAAAACGGCTAGGTTTGGCTACAATTCTCATCAACAAACCCGATTTGCTAATTTTGGATGAACCGACAAATCATCTCGATTTGGAAATGATTGAATGGTTGGAAGAATATTTCAAAAAAGAGAATATTACCCTTTTTATGGTGACACACGATCGCTATTTCTTAGAACGCGTATGCAATGAAATTGTGGAACTTGAAAACGGAAAACTCTACAATTATAAAGGAAGTTACTCGTACTATTTAGATAAAAAAGAAGCGCGCATCAACGCCGAACAAGCTTCGGTGGAAAAAGCCAAAAATTTATACAAAAAGGAACTCGATTGGATGCGTCGTCAACCGAAAGCACGAACGACCAAATCGAAATCGCGCATCGACGACTTTTTTGTCATCAAAGAAAAAGCACATCAACGCCGCAACGAACACGAAGTGCAATTGGAGATCAACATGGAACGCATGGGAAGTAAAATTTTGGAGTTGCATAATGTTTCTAAATCGTTTCAAGACAAAGTATTACTCAATAAATTTGAATATGTCTTTAAAAAAGGCGAACGCATTGGCATCATTGGAAAAAACGGAACGGGGAAATCTACTTTTCTAAACATGATTACAGGTCGTTTAAAACCTGATGCGGGAAAAGTAATTGTGGGCGACACCATCAAATTTGGCTATTACACACAAAGCGGCATCAATCCGAAAGAAGGACAAAAAGTACTTGATATCATCAAAGAATACGGCGAATACATTCCATTGAAAAAAGGGCGCATGATTTCGGCAGCGCAATTGCTAGAACGCTTTTTATTCGACCGAAAACGACAATACGATTTTGTGGAAAAACTGTCTGGTGGCGAACTGAAACGTTTGTATTTATGTACGGTGTTAATTCAGAATCCAAACTTTTTAATTCTGGATGAACCTACAAACGATTTAGACATTGTTACGCTCAATGTGTTGGAAAGTTTCCTGTTGGATTTTCCGGGTTGTTTGCTCGTAGTTTCGCATGATCGCTACTTTATGGATAAAATTGTAGACCATTTATTTGTCTTCCGAGGAAACGGCGTCATTGAAGATTTCCCAGGAAATTATAGTGATTTCAGAGCGTATGAAGACAGTTACGAGCCAGAAACAAAAACCGCTGAGAAGAAAGAAAAACAGTCATGGCGACAAGACGAGAGCGAGAAATTGAGCTACAACGAACAAAAAGAATACAAACGTTTGGAAAAAGACATTCAGCGTTTGGAAGAAGAAAAAGAAAAAATTGAAGCCGAATTTGTGTCTGGTGAACTTTCGCAAGATGAAATTCAAGAAAAGTCGATGGAATTGCAGAAAATCATCACGGAATCAGAAGAAAAAACAGAACGTTGGTTTGAATTGGCGGCTAAAATTGAAGAATAA
- a CDS encoding O-methyltransferase has protein sequence MWYQIFAYFKFFFKSSNQHGIHSPFVYNLITQCFYDKSSKEIYKTLQQYRDDLLKDDTIIEVKDFGAGSRVFSSNKRKVSAIAKNAGITQKRAQLLARLISYLEIKKCLELGTSLGIGTIAMNAATDVYTIEGCPETAKIAEKQLRTFDMNNVSISMAPFEKIIPELMDEIFDLIYFDGNHQKEATLQYFETLLKTAHNDSVFIFDDIHWSKNMTEAWEIIKNHPKVTVTIDTFFWGFVFFRKEQVKEHFVVRI, from the coding sequence ATGTGGTATCAAATCTTTGCATACTTTAAATTCTTTTTCAAATCGAGCAATCAGCACGGAATTCATTCACCATTCGTGTACAATTTGATAACGCAATGCTTCTATGACAAATCGTCAAAAGAAATCTACAAGACGCTTCAACAGTATCGCGACGATTTATTGAAAGATGACACGATTATAGAAGTCAAAGATTTTGGCGCAGGGAGCAGAGTATTTTCATCCAACAAACGGAAAGTTTCAGCCATCGCAAAAAATGCAGGAATTACTCAAAAACGCGCACAACTCTTAGCACGATTAATTTCTTATTTAGAAATTAAAAAATGTTTAGAATTGGGAACTTCGCTCGGAATTGGCACGATTGCTATGAACGCGGCAACTGATGTATACACCATTGAAGGTTGCCCAGAAACGGCTAAAATTGCAGAAAAACAACTTAGAACATTCGACATGAACAATGTTTCCATCAGTATGGCGCCTTTTGAGAAAATTATACCGGAACTGATGGATGAAATTTTTGATTTGATCTATTTCGATGGCAATCACCAAAAAGAAGCGACATTACAGTATTTTGAAACATTATTGAAAACCGCGCATAATGACAGTGTTTTTATTTTTGACGACATTCATTGGAGCAAAAACATGACCGAAGCTTGGGAAATCATTAAAAACCACCCAAAAGTTACGGTTACGATTGACACCTTTTTTTGGGGATTTGTATTTTTTCGGAAAGAACAAGTCAAAGAACATTTTGTGGTTCGGATTTAA
- a CDS encoding bifunctional 2-polyprenyl-6-hydroxyphenol methylase/3-demethylubiquinol 3-O-methyltransferase UbiG, translating into MNDTRLQKVLEVNKKQKEFYNVKKKNFATKLWSFMRNKLLSDFRKELQINEQVYEKHRTWLGDLSNKKVLDLGCYAGNHLSLYLAENAKSYLGIDLSDKAIGQLNERLKDLPSAKAEAVDFLSPEFKETDFDVIYAYGVLHHFESLDLLFGKLKEKLAKDGKLISYDPLKTSWPLRIIRGIYRPFQSDADWEWPFSKKTVRRFHNEFKVVERRAILGSSKWAFFLNILPMGATKKMNYIKKLHQKDWEQSKTSDRHLYKCMHLTMFMEQNA; encoded by the coding sequence GTGAATGATACACGCCTACAGAAAGTCCTAGAAGTCAACAAAAAGCAGAAAGAATTCTACAATGTAAAAAAGAAGAATTTTGCAACAAAGCTTTGGTCTTTTATGCGAAATAAATTATTATCTGATTTCCGCAAAGAACTACAAATCAACGAACAAGTCTATGAAAAACACCGCACATGGTTGGGCGATTTGTCCAATAAAAAAGTCCTTGATTTAGGTTGTTATGCAGGAAATCATTTAAGTTTATATTTAGCAGAAAATGCGAAAAGTTATTTAGGAATTGATTTGAGTGACAAAGCGATTGGACAGCTCAACGAACGTTTGAAAGACTTACCAAGCGCCAAAGCGGAAGCGGTTGATTTTTTATCGCCAGAATTTAAAGAAACGGACTTTGATGTCATTTATGCGTATGGCGTATTGCATCACTTTGAAAGTTTGGATTTATTGTTTGGCAAACTCAAAGAGAAACTTGCTAAAGACGGGAAATTAATTTCCTATGATCCACTCAAAACAAGCTGGCCGTTGCGCATCATTCGCGGAATTTACAGACCGTTTCAATCTGATGCCGATTGGGAATGGCCATTTTCAAAGAAAACTGTACGACGTTTTCACAACGAATTTAAGGTTGTAGAACGCAGAGCCATCTTAGGAAGTTCCAAATGGGCATTTTTTCTCAATATATTGCCGATGGGTGCCACAAAAAAGATGAATTACATCAAAAAATTACATCAAAAAGATTGGGAACAATCTAAAACAAGCGACCGCCATTTGTATAAGTGTATGCATTTAACTATGTTCATGGAACAAAATGCCTAA